A genome region from Frankineae bacterium MT45 includes the following:
- a CDS encoding Acyl-CoA synthetase (AMP-forming)/AMP-acid ligase II, with the protein MSSTSETYFQVSEAGQAMQRSLVSEHLTHWAQEAPDREALTFIDYSVERAGVNETLTYVELDRRVTAAAARLQAVAKQGERVTILAPQGMQYLVFFLGALRAGIVAVPLFSPDLPGHSDRLASIFGDCAPVAALASNVNLQVVNDFLTSQPGGDIPVVNIDELDLDLAAQFQPVPLKATDLAYLQYTSGSTRLPAGVLISQGNVVANASQAILALQGEGDPVNLVSWLPLFHDMGLVFVVGGCVVGGLHSIFMDPIAFLIKPLRWLRALSSYPNTISPAPNFAFDYCSAKVTDAEKETLSLQNVRALANGAEPVRPDTLAKFNAAFASCGLRDNVIRPSYGLAEATVYVAGSTKPEPATETVFDFGKLSQGIATTSVADAENTVRMVSVGAPFDQLAVIANPENGEHLEDGLIGEIWIHGPNVSTGYWNKPELSAEVFGQTLVNPRTAVPAGPWLRTGDLGVIVDGELYITGRMKDLIIVAGRNHYPQDLEATVEGAHETIGRHRTAAFSVPSSDGEGVVVVAEISRHASADAWDSETVSRAIRKSLSQRHSVSALDVVLVVPNDVPRTSSGKIARAATRQRYLDGQLVLAGSTE; encoded by the coding sequence ATGTCCAGCACATCGGAAACTTACTTCCAGGTAAGTGAGGCCGGACAGGCCATGCAACGCAGTCTGGTCAGTGAGCATTTGACTCACTGGGCGCAGGAGGCGCCTGACCGCGAAGCCTTAACCTTCATCGACTATTCAGTCGAACGAGCCGGCGTCAACGAGACCCTCACCTACGTCGAGTTGGACCGGCGCGTCACCGCCGCCGCCGCTCGCCTACAGGCTGTAGCCAAGCAGGGTGAGAGAGTAACCATTCTCGCCCCGCAGGGGATGCAGTACTTGGTCTTCTTCCTCGGTGCGCTGCGCGCCGGCATCGTTGCCGTGCCGCTCTTCTCACCCGACCTGCCCGGCCACTCCGACCGCCTCGCTTCGATCTTCGGAGACTGCGCGCCGGTGGCCGCCCTGGCCAGCAACGTCAACCTGCAGGTCGTCAACGACTTCCTGACCTCGCAGCCCGGCGGCGACATTCCGGTCGTCAACATCGACGAGCTCGACCTGGACCTCGCGGCGCAGTTCCAGCCGGTGCCGCTGAAGGCCACCGACCTGGCCTACCTGCAGTACACCTCGGGCTCGACCCGCCTCCCGGCCGGCGTGCTCATCTCGCAGGGCAACGTGGTCGCCAACGCCAGCCAGGCCATTCTCGCCCTGCAGGGCGAGGGCGACCCGGTGAACCTGGTCAGCTGGCTGCCCCTCTTCCACGACATGGGACTGGTCTTCGTGGTCGGTGGCTGTGTCGTCGGTGGGCTCCACTCGATCTTCATGGACCCGATCGCCTTCCTGATCAAGCCGCTGCGCTGGCTGCGGGCGCTCTCCTCGTACCCGAACACGATCAGCCCGGCCCCGAACTTCGCGTTCGACTACTGCTCGGCCAAGGTCACCGACGCCGAGAAGGAGACGCTCAGCCTGCAGAACGTCCGTGCCCTGGCCAACGGCGCCGAGCCGGTCCGTCCGGACACGCTGGCCAAGTTCAACGCCGCCTTCGCCAGCTGCGGCCTGCGCGACAACGTCATCCGTCCCTCCTACGGCCTGGCCGAGGCGACCGTCTACGTCGCCGGCAGCACCAAGCCGGAGCCGGCCACCGAGACCGTCTTCGACTTCGGAAAGCTCTCGCAGGGCATCGCCACCACGTCGGTCGCCGACGCCGAGAACACGGTCCGGATGGTCTCCGTCGGAGCGCCCTTCGACCAGCTCGCCGTCATCGCCAACCCGGAGAATGGCGAGCACCTCGAAGACGGGCTCATCGGCGAGATCTGGATTCACGGGCCGAACGTCAGCACCGGTTACTGGAACAAGCCTGAACTCAGCGCCGAGGTCTTCGGACAGACGCTGGTCAACCCGCGCACCGCTGTGCCCGCTGGGCCGTGGCTGCGCACCGGTGACCTCGGGGTCATCGTCGACGGCGAGCTCTACATCACCGGCCGCATGAAGGACCTCATCATCGTCGCCGGGCGCAACCACTACCCGCAGGACCTCGAGGCCACCGTCGAAGGTGCGCACGAGACGATCGGCCGGCACCGCACGGCGGCCTTCTCGGTCCCGTCCAGTGATGGTGAGGGCGTCGTCGTCGTCGCCGAGATCTCCCGCCACGCCAGCGCCGACGCCTGGGACTCCGAGACGGTGTCGCGGGCGATCCGCAAGTCGCTCTCGCAGCGCCACAGTGTCTCCGCCCTCGACGTCGTGCTGGTCGTCCCGAATGACGTCCCGCGCACCTCGAGCGGAAAGATCGCCCGGGCCGCGACGCGCCAGCGCTACCTCGACGGACAGCTCGTTCTCGCCGGTTCCACGGAATGA
- a CDS encoding TIGR03083 family protein encodes MSRKDGQGRPGSAFAVAADAFVGQSELTLQWLQNLPAAAFSAPSVLPGWDVRMLTAHLILVRRGLIERLGSRSDETAIPLGAYLRRYQEAAAQIADRTETVADDRSPEDLIAELRSAPDPREELAKVGPTEVLRGGRGPIRADDWLLTRLIELVVHTDDLSRSLPQFAPAPLQRNALATVTRALAEILVREAPGRSVEVRVPPFVAVQAISGPRHTRGTPPNVVEMSPEVWIRLAAGRVEWDTVANSGAVRASGSRASLAEYLPLFW; translated from the coding sequence GTGAGTCGCAAGGATGGGCAGGGACGCCCGGGTTCGGCCTTCGCGGTCGCCGCGGACGCGTTCGTCGGGCAGTCTGAGCTGACCCTGCAGTGGCTGCAGAATCTTCCCGCCGCCGCTTTCTCGGCCCCCTCGGTACTGCCGGGGTGGGACGTCCGGATGCTCACCGCGCACCTGATCCTGGTGCGCCGGGGGTTGATCGAGCGGTTGGGCTCCCGAAGCGACGAGACGGCGATCCCTCTCGGGGCGTATCTGCGCCGGTATCAGGAGGCGGCGGCCCAGATTGCCGACCGCACCGAGACGGTAGCCGACGACCGCTCTCCGGAGGATCTGATCGCTGAACTGCGCTCGGCCCCAGACCCCCGGGAGGAACTGGCGAAGGTCGGGCCCACCGAGGTTCTGCGGGGTGGACGGGGACCGATCCGGGCCGACGATTGGCTGCTCACCCGGCTCATCGAGCTGGTGGTGCATACGGACGACCTCTCCCGGTCGCTGCCGCAGTTCGCGCCGGCTCCACTGCAGCGAAACGCCCTGGCCACGGTGACGCGCGCGCTCGCCGAGATTCTGGTTCGGGAGGCACCGGGGCGATCGGTCGAGGTGCGCGTGCCGCCGTTCGTCGCGGTGCAGGCGATCAGCGGACCCCGGCATACCCGCGGCACGCCACCGAACGTAGTTGAGATGTCACCTGAAGTATGGATTCGATTGGCCGCCGGGCGCGTCGAGTGGGATACCGTCGCCAACTCCGGTGCCGTACGCGCCAGTGGTTCGAGAGCGTCTCTCGCCGAGTACCTGCCGCTATTTTGGTAA
- a CDS encoding phosphoribosylformylglycinamidine synthase subunit II, whose product MSEDRIDTVKNAKKNPKHPQPYAELGLKDDEYARIREILGRRPTSCELAIYSVMWSEHCSYKSSKVHLRQFGDKAPETDVLLVGMGENAGVVDVGDGWAVTFKIESHNHPSYVEPHQGAATGVGGIVRDILTMGARPIAVMDSLRFGRADAPDTARVLPGVVSGVGSYGNCLGLPNIGGEVVFDDSYLGNPLVNALCVGVLPASGIKLAKADGVGNRVVLFGARTGGDGIGGASVLASATFDTEGVTKRPSVQVGDPFAEKVLIECCLEIFAADLVVGIQDLGAAGLSCATTELAAGGTGGMDVDLDLAPLRDYTLAPEEILMSESQERMMAVVTPEKLDEFLTICEKWDVLATVIGTVTDTGRLRMKWHGDLIVDIPPRTAAHDGPVYSRPIERPYDQDILTEHHGDDLRRPRNGDELRATLLRMVGSPNLADRSWVTDQYDRYVRGNTVLAQPQDSGMVRLSDDTLRGIALATDGNGRFTRLDPYAGAQLALSEAYRNVATTGARPLAVTNCLNFGSPEDPAVMWQFSEAVRGLADGCQQLGIPVTGGNVSFYNQTGSTAILPTPVIGVLGVIDDVTRRTKAEFDSDGALVYLLGDTRDEFGGSEWMAVVHGFLGGKPPAVDLERERLLADILINSSRDGLIDSAHDLSDGGLAQALVESAIANDYGVRVVVPEGVDPFVFLFSESAGRAIVSVPRSEEIRFTDMCTARGLPAARIGVIDVLAGELEVQDQFSVSLRELRESWTRTLPALFE is encoded by the coding sequence ATGAGTGAGGATCGCATCGACACGGTCAAGAACGCCAAGAAGAACCCGAAGCATCCGCAGCCGTACGCCGAACTCGGCTTGAAGGACGACGAGTACGCGCGCATCCGCGAGATCCTGGGCCGCCGTCCCACCAGCTGCGAGCTGGCCATCTACTCGGTGATGTGGTCGGAGCACTGCAGCTACAAGTCCTCCAAGGTGCACCTGCGCCAGTTCGGTGACAAGGCGCCCGAGACCGACGTGCTGCTCGTCGGCATGGGCGAGAACGCCGGCGTGGTCGACGTCGGCGATGGCTGGGCGGTCACCTTCAAGATCGAGTCGCACAACCACCCGAGCTACGTCGAACCGCACCAGGGCGCGGCCACCGGCGTCGGCGGCATCGTGCGCGACATCCTGACCATGGGCGCCCGTCCCATCGCGGTGATGGACTCGCTGCGCTTCGGCCGAGCCGACGCCCCCGACACCGCCCGGGTGCTCCCCGGCGTGGTCAGCGGTGTCGGCAGCTACGGCAACTGCCTGGGGCTTCCGAATATCGGCGGCGAGGTCGTCTTCGACGACTCCTACCTGGGCAATCCTCTGGTGAACGCGCTCTGCGTCGGGGTTCTCCCGGCCAGTGGCATCAAGTTGGCCAAGGCCGACGGGGTCGGCAACCGGGTGGTGCTCTTCGGCGCTCGCACCGGTGGCGACGGGATCGGCGGCGCCTCGGTGCTGGCCAGCGCGACCTTCGACACCGAGGGCGTCACCAAGCGCCCGTCGGTGCAGGTCGGTGACCCCTTCGCCGAGAAGGTGTTGATCGAGTGCTGCCTGGAGATCTTCGCCGCCGACCTGGTCGTCGGAATCCAGGATCTCGGCGCGGCCGGCCTCTCCTGTGCCACGACCGAGCTGGCCGCCGGCGGCACCGGCGGTATGGACGTCGACCTCGACCTGGCCCCACTGCGTGACTACACCCTCGCTCCGGAAGAGATTCTGATGAGCGAGTCGCAGGAGCGGATGATGGCCGTCGTCACGCCCGAGAAGCTCGATGAGTTCCTGACGATCTGCGAGAAGTGGGACGTGCTGGCCACCGTCATCGGCACGGTGACCGACACCGGCCGGCTGCGGATGAAGTGGCACGGCGACCTGATCGTCGACATCCCGCCGCGCACCGCAGCCCACGACGGCCCGGTCTACAGCCGGCCGATCGAGCGTCCCTACGACCAGGACATCCTCACCGAGCACCACGGCGACGACCTGCGCCGGCCGCGCAACGGTGACGAGCTGCGGGCAACGCTGCTGCGGATGGTCGGGTCGCCGAACCTGGCCGACCGTTCGTGGGTCACCGATCAGTACGACCGCTACGTCCGGGGCAACACCGTGCTGGCCCAGCCGCAGGACTCCGGGATGGTGCGCCTGAGCGACGACACCCTGCGGGGCATCGCCCTGGCCACCGACGGCAACGGGCGCTTCACCCGCCTCGACCCGTACGCCGGCGCGCAGCTCGCGCTCTCTGAGGCCTACCGCAACGTGGCCACCACCGGCGCCCGCCCGCTGGCGGTCACTAACTGCCTCAACTTCGGTTCGCCGGAGGACCCAGCCGTCATGTGGCAGTTCAGCGAGGCGGTCCGCGGGCTGGCCGACGGCTGTCAGCAGCTCGGCATCCCGGTCACCGGTGGGAACGTCAGCTTCTACAACCAGACGGGCTCCACCGCGATCCTGCCGACGCCGGTCATCGGCGTGCTCGGCGTGATCGACGACGTCACCCGGCGGACCAAGGCCGAGTTCGACAGCGACGGCGCGCTGGTCTACCTGCTCGGCGACACCCGTGACGAGTTCGGTGGCTCAGAGTGGATGGCGGTCGTGCACGGCTTCCTCGGTGGCAAGCCGCCGGCGGTCGACCTGGAACGGGAACGGCTGCTGGCCGACATCCTGATCAACTCCTCACGGGACGGTCTCATCGACTCCGCCCACGACCTCTCCGACGGCGGCCTGGCTCAGGCCCTGGTCGAGTCGGCGATCGCCAATGACTACGGCGTGCGGGTGGTGGTCCCGGAGGGGGTCGACCCGTTCGTCTTCCTCTTCTCCGAGTCGGCCGGCCGGGCGATCGTCTCCGTTCCGCGTAGCGAGGAGATCCGTTTCACCGACATGTGCACCGCTCGCGGGCTTCCCGCGGCGCGGATTGGCGTGATCGACGTACTCGCCGGCGAACTCGAGGTGCAGGACCAGTTCTCGGTCTCGCTTCGGGAGCTTCGTGAGAGCTGGACCCGCACGCTCCCAGCGCTCTTTGAGTAG